TGGTTATGTGCCCAGTGAAGTGAATTTTTATCCTGAACAAACTGGATATGATTTAATTAAACTCTCAGCCAAGCTGCATGGTATCACTGATTTTGATCGACTCAATAAACTCTGTGATGATTTTCAAGTAGAAAAACATAAGAAAATGAAAGCATTGTCCTTAGGGAACAAAAAGAAAATTGCAATTGTTTGTGCCCTTGCAATCAATCCGAAAGTATTAATCATGGATGAACCCACTAGTGGTCTGGATCCTTTGATTCAAAGTGAACTGTTTAAACATCTAAAAGAAATGGCTCAAAACGGCGTTACAATCTTCATATCAAGTCATAATTTGCGGGAAATTCAAGAGCATTGTGATCGTGTAGCATTCATAAAAAATGGGGAGATCTTGAAGGTGGTTTTGTTGAATGATTATCGACTATCTGGTAAATTTGTTCATTGTGAAGGTGAAGTCGATCCACTCAGACCCCTTGCACAGAAAATATTATCAGACAAGCCCAATAGTTTATCGTTTATTTATGATGGGAAACTTCAAGATCTGTTTGTAGCACTTTCAAACACAACGTTGCGTGATGTTTCAATTGAAGACCTTTCCATTGAACATCAATTTATTGAACTCTATAAGGAAGAAGGTGTTGAACATGATTCGATTACACATTAAACTTAATCAAAAAGGAGCCTTAGTGTGGTCAGCGGTTTTACTTGCACTACTATTAGGGTTTATGGCTTTCTTTCCTTCAATGTCAAATGATGCGATGAAAGAACTCACAAGTGGTAAATTGCAATCATTACCCCAATCAATCCTCAGTGTCATTGGTTTTGATTCATTTCCCGATTTTACGGATATAAAAGTTTACTATGGCTATATTATGCAATATGTCAACATGGCGCTGGCAGTCTATGCTTTATTGATGGGTCTCAATTGGTACCTTAAGGAAGAAAATGAAGGCCCATTGAATATCTGTTTTCTCAGCCAAGAACACGCTTAGAACTCATGCGTGATAAGTTGATTGGCAACCTCATCTTAGTGGTGATTCTCGTCAGCTGTATTATACTTACGAGCATTCTTTCATTTGCTTTGTTTCTACCTGAAGGGATAAGTCTTACTTCACTGATTGTTGAAACCCTGCCTATATTTGGTTCCTACTATTTTATCGCAATCCTCTTTCTAGTGTTAGGCAGTGGGTTATCCATGATTTTGGACGCTTCTATCTCTATTACGGGTGTCGCAATGGGAGTCGTATTTATCCCTTATGTTGTTGCGGTGATGGCTTCACTTATTGATTCGCTAAAACCACTCAAAGCGATATCAATTTTGCACACTTTAATGCCCCATGAAATCTATGCAAATAATGTGAGTCTTATATCAATTGCACTTTGGATTCTTGTCGTCTTGGGTGTCTTTATCATTGGGATGCAACGCTTTAAACGCCGCGATATTCTTGTATAAGATCCAGTTCAACACATAATACGCATATCTTTGATACAAAAGGTGTGCTTTTTTATTGGTATTTACCTCTTTTGATATCGTTTCAAACAAATATAAGCCAAAAGCATCCATTTGTGAGAAATCAAATTTAATAATTATGAGAAATTGTTTACATCGATTTATGAAGTTGATATAATACGTTTTGCATGGATGAATACCCAAGAGGCTGAAGGGGTCGGTCTCGAAAACCGATAGGAGTGCAAGCTCGCGAGGGTTCAAATCCCTCTTCATCCGCCAATTTAAATGCGAACCACGATTCAGTGGTTTTTTTTATGCTTTAATCACATGTGAGAAGA
This DNA window, taken from Erysipelothrix larvae, encodes the following:
- a CDS encoding ABC transporter ATP-binding protein produces the protein MITIQNLSKIYNNKYAIKDVCLNIEPGEIYGFVGPNGAGKSTTIKALLNFIFPDEGTLSIAGFDAITQNKDIKQIVGYVPSEVNFYPEQTGYDLIKLSAKLHGITDFDRLNKLCDDFQVEKHKKMKALSLGNKKKIAIVCALAINPKVLIMDEPTSGLDPLIQSELFKHLKEMAQNGVTIFISSHNLREIQEHCDRVAFIKNGEILKVVLLNDYRLSGKFVHCEGEVDPLRPLAQKILSDKPNSLSFIYDGKLQDLFVALSNTTLRDVSIEDLSIEHQFIELYKEEGVEHDSITH